The Cucumis melo cultivar AY chromosome 6, USDA_Cmelo_AY_1.0, whole genome shotgun sequence genome includes a region encoding these proteins:
- the LOC127143772 gene encoding protein PIN-LIKES 7-like isoform X1, whose product MGLLSLLEVAFIPNLQVLLMCSVGAFLATDYSNLLPAHARISLNKIVFAVFTPCLMFANLAKTVTFQDIVSWWFMPLNIAFTFLFGGLLGWIVIKLLKPKSYLEGLVMAVSSTGNLGYLLLIIIPAICYENGSPFGNHNTCASLGLSYASFSMALSGFCQWTYTYHLLKTSSLRSNAIEEAPGIDHLHTHLLGRVLVEQIESQETVPTNLSSSIRAQTLQILYTIIQESLTPPSLGAIVGLSFGAVSWLQNLVVGENAPLRVIQDSVQLLGNGTIPCTLLILGGNLIQGLRSSKVKLSTILGVIGVRYCALPAIGILVVKAADTLGFLAPDPLYHFLLMVQYTTPPAMSISTMTQLFGVGQEECSVIMFWTYLIAILSLALWSALFMWILS is encoded by the exons ATGGGTTTGTTGTCACTATTGGAGGTGGCTTTCATTCCCAATTTGCAAGTCCTTCTGATGTGTTCAGTGGGAGCTTTTTTAGCCACTGATTACTCTAATCTTCTTCCTGCCCATGCTAGAATCTCTCTCAACAAG ATTGTGTTTGCTGTTTTCACTCCTTGTCTCATGTTTGCAAATTTGGCCAAAACAGTCACCTTTCAAGACATTGTTTCATG GTGGTTCATGCCACTCAATATTGCTTTTACCTTTCTATTTGGAGGGCTTTTGGGGTGGATTGTTATTAAACTTTTGAAACCAAAGTCATATCTTGAAGGCCTTGTCATGGCAGTCTCTTCCACTG GGAACTTAGGGTACCTTCTTCTCATCATTATCCCTGCAATTTGTTATGAAAATGGCAGCCCTTTTGGCAACCACAATACTTGTGCTTCTCTTGGACTCTCTTATGCATCCTTTTCCATGGCG CTAAGTGGATTTTGCCAATGGACATATACTTACCACCTTTTGAAAACCTCCTCCTTGCGATCGAATGCAATTGAAGAAGCCCCTGGCATTGACCACCTCCATACTCACCTTCTTGGTCGTGTTTTAGTTGAACAG ATCGAATCCCAAGAAACAGTGCCCACCAACTTATCCTCTTCCATCAGGGCTCAAACACTACAAATTTTGTACACCATTATTCAAGAATCATTAACCCCTCCATCCTTAGGAGCA ATTGTGGGATTGAGTTTTGGAGCTGTATCATGGCTTCAAAATCTAGTAGTTGGAGAGAATGCTCCACTTAGAGTAATCCAAGACTCTGTCCAACTACTCGG AAATGGGACGATTCCTTGCACGCTTTTGATATTAGGTGGCAATCTCATTCAAGGGTTGCGGTCTTCAAAGGTGAAGCTGAGCACAATTTTGGGAGTGATTGGGGTCCGGTACTGTGCGTTGCCCGCAATAGGAATTTTGGTAGTGAAAGCGGCAGACACATTAGGATTTTTGGCACCGGACCCTCTTTACCACTTCTTGTTGATGGTTCAATACACCACGCCACCAGCTATGTCCATCAGCACAATGACTCAGTTGTTCGGCGTTGGTCAAGAGGAATGCTCTGTTATTATGTTTTGGACTTATTTGATTGCTATTCTTTCTCTTGCTCTTTGGTCTGCACTTTTCATGTGGATCTTGTCTTGA
- the LOC127143772 gene encoding protein PIN-LIKES 7-like isoform X3, whose translation MGLLSLLEVAFIPNLQVLLMCSVGAFLATDYSNLLPAHARISLNKIVFAVFTPCLMFANLAKTVTFQDIVSCPFGNHNTCASLGLSYASFSMALSGFCQWTYTYHLLKTSSLRSNAIEEAPGIDHLHTHLLGRVLVEQIESQETVPTNLSSSIRAQTLQILYTIIQESLTPPSLGAIVGLSFGAVSWLQNLVVGENAPLRVIQDSVQLLGNGTIPCTLLILGGNLIQGLRSSKVKLSTILGVIGVRYCALPAIGILVVKAADTLGFLAPDPLYHFLLMVQYTTPPAMSISTMTQLFGVGQEECSVIMFWTYLIAILSLALWSALFMWILS comes from the exons ATGGGTTTGTTGTCACTATTGGAGGTGGCTTTCATTCCCAATTTGCAAGTCCTTCTGATGTGTTCAGTGGGAGCTTTTTTAGCCACTGATTACTCTAATCTTCTTCCTGCCCATGCTAGAATCTCTCTCAACAAG ATTGTGTTTGCTGTTTTCACTCCTTGTCTCATGTTTGCAAATTTGGCCAAAACAGTCACCTTTCAAGACATTGTTTCATG CCCTTTTGGCAACCACAATACTTGTGCTTCTCTTGGACTCTCTTATGCATCCTTTTCCATGGCG CTAAGTGGATTTTGCCAATGGACATATACTTACCACCTTTTGAAAACCTCCTCCTTGCGATCGAATGCAATTGAAGAAGCCCCTGGCATTGACCACCTCCATACTCACCTTCTTGGTCGTGTTTTAGTTGAACAG ATCGAATCCCAAGAAACAGTGCCCACCAACTTATCCTCTTCCATCAGGGCTCAAACACTACAAATTTTGTACACCATTATTCAAGAATCATTAACCCCTCCATCCTTAGGAGCA ATTGTGGGATTGAGTTTTGGAGCTGTATCATGGCTTCAAAATCTAGTAGTTGGAGAGAATGCTCCACTTAGAGTAATCCAAGACTCTGTCCAACTACTCGG AAATGGGACGATTCCTTGCACGCTTTTGATATTAGGTGGCAATCTCATTCAAGGGTTGCGGTCTTCAAAGGTGAAGCTGAGCACAATTTTGGGAGTGATTGGGGTCCGGTACTGTGCGTTGCCCGCAATAGGAATTTTGGTAGTGAAAGCGGCAGACACATTAGGATTTTTGGCACCGGACCCTCTTTACCACTTCTTGTTGATGGTTCAATACACCACGCCACCAGCTATGTCCATCAGCACAATGACTCAGTTGTTCGGCGTTGGTCAAGAGGAATGCTCTGTTATTATGTTTTGGACTTATTTGATTGCTATTCTTTCTCTTGCTCTTTGGTCTGCACTTTTCATGTGGATCTTGTCTTGA
- the LOC127143772 gene encoding protein PIN-LIKES 7-like isoform X2 has protein sequence MGLLSLLEVAFIPNLQVLLMCSVGAFLATDYSNLLPAHARISLNKIVFAVFTPCLMFANLAKTVTFQDIVSWWFMPLNIAFTFLFGGLLGWIVIKLLKPKSYLEGLVMAVSSTGNLGYLLLIIIPAICYENGSPFGNHNTCASLGLSYASFSMALSGFCQWTYTYHLLKTSSLRSNAIEEAPGIDHLHTHLLGRVLVEQIESQETVPTNLSSSIRAQTLQILYTIIQESLTPPSLGAKWDDSLHAFDIRWQSHSRVAVFKGEAEHNFGSDWGPVLCVARNRNFGSESGRHIRIFGTGPSLPLLVDGSIHHATSYVHQHNDSVVRRWSRGMLCYYVLDLFDCYSFSCSLVCTFHVDLVLIQSFLFFLAPRRIKAL, from the exons ATGGGTTTGTTGTCACTATTGGAGGTGGCTTTCATTCCCAATTTGCAAGTCCTTCTGATGTGTTCAGTGGGAGCTTTTTTAGCCACTGATTACTCTAATCTTCTTCCTGCCCATGCTAGAATCTCTCTCAACAAG ATTGTGTTTGCTGTTTTCACTCCTTGTCTCATGTTTGCAAATTTGGCCAAAACAGTCACCTTTCAAGACATTGTTTCATG GTGGTTCATGCCACTCAATATTGCTTTTACCTTTCTATTTGGAGGGCTTTTGGGGTGGATTGTTATTAAACTTTTGAAACCAAAGTCATATCTTGAAGGCCTTGTCATGGCAGTCTCTTCCACTG GGAACTTAGGGTACCTTCTTCTCATCATTATCCCTGCAATTTGTTATGAAAATGGCAGCCCTTTTGGCAACCACAATACTTGTGCTTCTCTTGGACTCTCTTATGCATCCTTTTCCATGGCG CTAAGTGGATTTTGCCAATGGACATATACTTACCACCTTTTGAAAACCTCCTCCTTGCGATCGAATGCAATTGAAGAAGCCCCTGGCATTGACCACCTCCATACTCACCTTCTTGGTCGTGTTTTAGTTGAACAG ATCGAATCCCAAGAAACAGTGCCCACCAACTTATCCTCTTCCATCAGGGCTCAAACACTACAAATTTTGTACACCATTATTCAAGAATCATTAACCCCTCCATCCTTAGGAGCA AAATGGGACGATTCCTTGCACGCTTTTGATATTAGGTGGCAATCTCATTCAAGGGTTGCGGTCTTCAAAGGTGAAGCTGAGCACAATTTTGGGAGTGATTGGGGTCCGGTACTGTGCGTTGCCCGCAATAGGAATTTTGGTAGTGAAAGCGGCAGACACATTAGGATTTTTGGCACCGGACCCTCTTTACCACTTCTTGTTGATGGTTCAATACACCACGCCACCAGCTATGTCCATCAGCACAATGACTCAGTTGTTCGGCGTTGGTCAAGAGGAATGCTCTGTTATTATGTTTTGGACTTATTTGATTGCTATTCTTTCTCTTGCTCTTTGGTCTGCACTTTTCATGTGGATCTTGTCTTGAttcaatcttttcttttcttcttagcTCCTCGTAGAATTAAAGCATTATAG